One window from the genome of Leptospira johnsonii encodes:
- a CDS encoding histidine kinase dimerization/phosphoacceptor domain -containing protein: MLTKPKILVVEDEIIVAVNLGQKLKKLGYDLVGITSSGEEAIQKAEENHPDLVLMDINIEGNLDGIQTAELLRNRFQTPVIYLTAYADENTLNRAKRTQPLGYIVKPFESDQLRSSIEVALYKNELEHRNRKNEESLKSTLNQMESGIITTDENGLVLFCNPVAEKIAGLSYAESIGLSLTKILRLEDSNFSAYTPPILDVLTSNQTIEKNGIFAIDAIGNKTAATLQISPILNTEGKSSGSITVLRLGESDSTNQSYLKEIHHRIKNNLTIISSLLSMNASNLKDQETLDIFKDSQHRIQAVALLHEVLYENHDLSSISFDLYVRKLTDLLFEVYKIDRSKFKLVLDIQTPKIPSEMGMNCALIINELLTNSFKHGFKGRESGSILIRFSLNDERYFLEVKDDGVGLSDTTPQARNSGSLGLSLVDSFVKLLRGKLNLENENGCKATLSFPAKHET, translated from the coding sequence ATGCTCACAAAACCTAAGATCCTAGTTGTCGAAGATGAGATCATAGTCGCAGTCAACTTGGGCCAAAAACTTAAAAAATTAGGTTACGATCTTGTGGGCATCACATCCTCCGGAGAGGAAGCCATCCAAAAAGCTGAGGAGAATCATCCGGATCTGGTCCTAATGGATATCAATATTGAAGGGAATCTGGACGGGATCCAAACTGCGGAACTTCTCCGGAACAGATTTCAAACACCTGTTATTTATCTTACAGCATACGCAGATGAGAACACTCTTAACAGAGCCAAAAGAACTCAACCCTTAGGCTATATAGTCAAACCATTCGAGTCCGACCAATTACGCTCGTCTATCGAAGTGGCATTATACAAAAACGAGCTGGAACATAGAAACCGCAAAAACGAAGAATCCTTAAAATCCACTTTAAACCAAATGGAATCCGGGATCATCACCACCGACGAAAACGGGTTGGTATTATTCTGTAATCCTGTGGCAGAAAAGATCGCGGGCCTAAGTTACGCGGAGTCCATTGGACTTTCTTTAACAAAGATCTTAAGGTTAGAAGATTCAAATTTTTCCGCTTATACACCTCCTATTCTGGATGTATTAACTTCTAACCAAACAATTGAGAAAAATGGAATATTCGCGATCGATGCGATCGGAAATAAAACAGCTGCCACCCTTCAAATTTCCCCCATCTTAAATACCGAGGGAAAATCCAGCGGTTCGATCACTGTTCTTCGTTTAGGAGAATCGGATAGTACAAACCAGTCTTACTTAAAAGAGATCCATCATAGGATCAAAAACAATCTTACCATTATTTCTTCTTTGCTAAGCATGAACGCTTCCAATCTGAAGGACCAGGAAACCTTGGATATTTTCAAGGACAGCCAGCATAGGATCCAGGCAGTGGCCCTTCTGCACGAAGTGCTTTATGAAAATCACGATCTTTCCTCCATTAGTTTTGATCTGTATGTGCGCAAACTAACGGACCTTCTTTTCGAAGTGTATAAGATAGATCGTTCTAAGTTCAAACTTGTATTGGATATCCAAACTCCAAAGATCCCTAGTGAGATGGGAATGAACTGTGCATTGATCATCAACGAACTTCTGACCAACTCATTCAAACATGGATTCAAAGGTAGAGAGAGTGGTTCTATACTGATCCGTTTTAGTTTGAATGACGAACGATATTTCTTAGAGGTCAAAGACGACGGCGTGGGGCTCTCTGACACAACACCCCAAGCACGCAATTCGGGCTCTTTAGGACTTTCTTTGGTGGACTCTTTCGTAAAACTCCTAAGAGGAAAACTCAATTTAGAGAACGAAAACGGCTGCAAGGCCACCCTTAGCTTCCCCGCAAAACACGAGACCTAA